The nucleotide window CTTTGAAACACTCCAATTAACAAGAACAATACTGCTTCGGCCCCTAAGCCCACGGTAATAAAGGTTGATGCATAATTCCAGTGCTGAATTTTAAATAACAATCCAACAATAACAACGGTAGCGCCAATTGAAATTACGTTACCAAGACCGAATGGTTTTTTTTTGCCTGCCATAATAGATTTAAATGGTCCTTTAGAAAAAGAGTTTTAAAAAAATGATTAATTTTTGATTATTGATACAAGGTTATCGTTTGTCTTTAATATCACGGCCAAGATAGCTGGTTACGCTACGGAAACCGATGTACGATTTTGCAGAATCCTGGTATTCAAATGATTTGGATGAGTTTTGCAGAAAATAGCCGATATCTTTCCATGATCCGCCTTTTATCACTTTCCTTTTCACCACTTCAGGATCCGTTGATTTAGCATTGTAATTAAACGTTGGGGCCAAATCGTGCACAAACGATGATGCAGATTCGTCATAAGCCGAATTTGTCCATTCGGCTACGTTACCAGCCATATTATACAAACCATAATCGTTAGGGAAATATGAGCGTACGTTTACGGTATAGTATCCGCCGTCATCAGCATAGTTACCACGGCCAGGTTTAAAGTTGGCCATCAGGCATCCCTTGGCGTTTTTAATATATGGCCCTCCCCATGGATAATCGGTACCGATACGGCCACCACGTGCCGCATATTCAAACTCGGCATCCGTAGGCAGCGCATAGGGCTGACGGTGGGGTTGTTTTATTTTATCTTTATAAGCATCGTTAAAACGTGAGCGCCAGTTGTTAAACGCATTAGCCTGGCGCCAGGTAACACCTACAACAGGATAGTTCCGGTAAGCCGGATGCGAGAAGTATCCTTGCACCATTGGCTCGTTAGCGGCGTACGAAAAATCGCTTAACCAAACCAATGTATCCGGGTAAACAGGAACAGTATCCCGTAAAATAAAGTCCGAACGTTTTTTTGTCTTGTCGTTACGACCGTTGGCAGCTTCACGCAGTGAAAGGCTGCTGTAATTGTATTTTAACATACGCACATCCAGTTCGTCACGATCAAACACGCGGTCGTCGCCCTGGTAAAACATCCCCTGTAATTTCGACGCATTTGGATTGGCTTTTCCACGAGAAGTGTTGCTCCATATAGGCATACGCTGCACTTTAGCCCAGTCGATATATTTACGGCCATTAGGATTAGCTGCCGCACCTTTGGGTTTGTAATAATATTTATCGTCGTTTAAATAGTTGGTGATGGCTATGGAATCGCGCACCCAATTCACAAACATTTTATATTGGCTATTGGTTATCTCGGTCTGGTCCATAAAAAATGGAGGAATGGTAACCTGTTTGTTCTGGGTAATTTGCGCGAAGGTTACATCCTGATCAGTCTGTCCCATCAGAAATGAGCCGCCAGGGATATAAACCATCCCATAAGGTATTTCAGCACGAAAAGCTTTGCGCGGAGGAGGTTTAAGTTCCCCCCTGCTATCACTGGTTGACCCGCAACCGTATATCACACCACAAGCCAATAGCACCAATAGAAAGTATATCTGCTTCATCGTTTATTCAAATCGGTTAAATCCACAATAGTCTTAATTAGTCTTCGAATATATTAATTTTTGAGTAATTAAATTGCAAAAATGTTTTTGTAATAAACACACTATTGCTATAATAACCAAATAAACAACTTTTTGTTGCACATTGGTTCTTTTACTTTAATTTTTCTCAAATGGTATTCGTATTGAATCCGAAATAAGCTTTATACGAAAATAGCCGAAATAAAGTTTCGGCTATTGTAATTTATATAAAAATTGGCACAAAGTGCCAATGTATCAATTATTTATTATTTGTTTACCTGCTTAATGTATTGTTCAATAGCCATTGTCATAGACGGGGCGTTAGGCGTAGGTGCAGGTATATCCAATATCAGGCCAGCCTCCAGTAGCGCTTTGTGCGTTGTGGCGCCAAATGCAGCTAAACGGGTATTGTTTTGCTGAAAATCGGGGAAGTTTTTATATAATGATTGTATGCTTGAGGGGCTAAAGAAAGCGATAATATCATAAAACACCTCGCGCAGGTCGGAAAGATCGCTGCAAACGGTGCGGAATAATACCGCCGGGGTAAAATTGTAGCCGTTATCCAGCAAAAATTTCTGGGTTTCCTCGGCCGCCACATCCGAACATGGGTACAGGAACTTTTCGGCATTGTGCTTTTTCAAAACTTCAGCTAAATCGGCAGCTGTTTGTTTGCCGAAAAATATTTTACGCTTACGGTATTGGATATACTTTTGAAGGTATAATGCTATATTTTCTGTTAAGCAGAAGTATTTCATTTCCACAGGCACCTCAAAACGCATTTCCTCACAAATGCGGAAAAAATGATCGGCCGAGTTACGGCTGGTAAAGATCACCGCGGTGAAATCGGCCAGGTTTATTTTTTCCTTGCGGAAAACACTTGCAGGTACCCCCTCTACGTGGATGAACGAGCGAAAATCAATCTTTAGATTGTATTTTTTTGCCAGTTCGGCATATGGGTTCTTGTCGTTCTCTGGTTTGGGCAGGGTAACCAATATGCTTTTTACCTTTTTCTTTCTATCTTCCAACTTATAATCGTTCTAACTATTTACCTTAAGTACTATATATTCAGTGCCTTTATTAATATTAAAACAGGGCAAATTTCGAGGGCACAAAGATAGATAAATAAATAAAATTTATGAAATCTAAAATTCGAAATTATGTTTACACTGCTGCGCAGGTATTGCCAAACAAAAACCACAATGGCTAAAATAAGCGCCACAATTAATATCGCTTTACTATATTGTGTGGGCAGCAAGCAAAAACAAAGCGTTAACGGTAAAAAAACAAAGGCGATATTAAAGTAGGTAAGGTACAGGATGGAGATATATTCACCCACTACCTTGTTAACGTTAAAAATAAAACCAATAAACCTTAGTACCAGTAACTTAAGCGCGAAAAGCACCACAATTATTACCGATAATGATACGAACAACTGGAAACCTGTTATACTGTAAAATTTATCGTACGCGGCTGATACCTGGTAAATAAACAGCCCTGATGTTAACCCGAACAGTACAAAAAGCGCTATAAAGGCCCGCGAATTTAGTAAGCTTTCTTCTTTACCTGCCTGTACCGACCGTTTATTATAGAACGATCGAAAAACAATTTCAATATCCTTATCCATTACCAGGTTTAGGATACCTGCATACAGCAGCAGCAATATAATAATGCCAATGGTCCACTGCTCGCGTTTAACCCTTGCGCTACCCTCGCGCACTACACTTTTAGCTTTTAAATGGATATCAAGAAACCCATAACCTGTATAAAAAAGGGTGGTATCGTGCATCATTTGCACGGCAAACATGTTTACACGGGTCGAATCGGGGTAGCGGATATATTGCATGGAAAGCGAATCTTCCACAAATTTTTGCCGTGCCGCCATAGCAGCCGCAACCGAGTCTATTACGTTTACCTGGTTATAACGGTTGGTATCCGGGCGCCTAAGTGCCGATGTATCCTGAAAGGCGAAAGCCTGCAGATAAAACATCAAACAAACAAAACACAGCACAATTAATCGCATACGCTACTACCAGCCTTTAAATTTTTACAAAAATACCTTAATATTTTACTGTTTTATAGCCCCCGGCAGAATTTATAGGATTTTGGGACCAACCCTTTATAAAAGCGGCGACAACAGCCTGCACAACTTTTCGGGCAATTGTTTAAACATAGTGCGCCTGGCCCAGGTTTTAGGGTTAATTTGGCGCGCGTTTTTCAGGTCGTTATAAAATACATCGCGTAACTGACCGGCAATCTCATTATCGTAAATGAGGCTGTTTACCTCAAAATTGAGTTCAAAGCTACGGTGGTCCATATTGGCGGTGCCAATAATGGCCAACTGCCCATCGGATACAACGGTTTTGGCATGTACAAACCCTTTTTGATAAAGGTAAACCTCGGCGCCGGCAGCCAGGATCTCGCCATAGTAAGACCGCGCGGCAGCATTAACCAAAGCCGAATCGGCTACAGCCGGTACCAGTAATTTCACCTTAACCCCACTCATTGCTGCAATACAAAGCGCGTCGAGCACACTTTCGCCTGGTATAAAATAAGGCGAGGTGATCAATAACTCCTCTTGCGCCAGGGCAATAGTTTCCAGCAAGGAAAACATAATGGTGGGCGTGTCCGAGTCGGGGCCGCTGGCGGCTATTTGTACAATAGCTTTACCGCTTGTTTTTTTAGTGCAAAAATACTCGGGCACTATAGGCAATCGCTTACCGGCGCAAAAGTTCCAGTCGCAAATAAAAACATTTTGCAGGTAGGCCATCCCCGGGCCATTGATCATTACGTGGGTATCGCGCCAATACACCTGCTTTTTACCGGTATTGATATACCTGTCACTCACATTTATCCCGCCTACAAAGCCGGTACAACCATCAATAACAATAATTTTGCGGTGGTTACGGTAGTTGGTACGGTTAGATAGCGCAATGAACCATATCTTGTAAAACGGATAAGCCTCCACCCCGCCGTCTATCAGTTCCTGTACAAATTGTTTACGTATAGACCGGCTGCCAAAATCATCATAAATTAAGCGGACTGCCACCCCTTCGGCCGCTTTTTGAATTAAAATATCTTTAATCTGATTGCCGATATCCCCATTCTCGAAAATGTAGTATTCCATATGGATATGGTGCTTTGCTGCTTGCAATGCTTTGATCACTTCAGGAAATTTTTCTTCGCCGTTCAGCAGTAGCTTAACGGTATTACTGCCTGTTAACGGACTATTGTCCCTAAGCAGCAGCCGTGCCAGTTTTTGATGCCGCTTTACCTGGGGGTTGCCATTGTTCCATGCTTTTTCAGATTCATTTTTGATATTTTCTCGTATATCATCAAGTAATTTACTGTCGTTGATTATCTTTTTACTATAAATTTTGTTTTTACGATAATTGGCCCCAACAGCAAAATATATGATGATACCAATTCCCGGTAAAAAAATAACCACCAGCAGGTAAGCAAATGTTTTACTGGTCGAACGGATATCATACAACACCTTCAAACAAACAAAAACAACCAGCAGAACATATAAAGCGGTGAGGATATACCAATGCATTTTAGGTTTATTTGCGGTAATGGGCTAAGGTTTGTGCACAACTGTGCCTATAAAATAACTGCGGATGAATATAAGAAACAAATGCCGAAAGCATTCTACCACTTTGCATAGCTGGAGATACTTTTATGCGCCCGGTCTGATTTTGCCCGGTTTTTTAATGCTTATTTTCAATTAATTATAGCGCCCTTTGCGTTGTGGGTCTTCAAGAAAAAGCGAAACAAATATTTTTTGTTCGGTCCGTACAGAATGGATTCCCGGGAGGCCTTTTAAATACCTGTCATCGTAATAGATAAAGTGTTCAAACCCTAAGTTCA belongs to Mucilaginibacter boryungensis and includes:
- the porK gene encoding T9SS ring complex lipoprotein PorK/GldK, with product MKQIYFLLVLLACGVIYGCGSTSDSRGELKPPPRKAFRAEIPYGMVYIPGGSFLMGQTDQDVTFAQITQNKQVTIPPFFMDQTEITNSQYKMFVNWVRDSIAITNYLNDDKYYYKPKGAAANPNGRKYIDWAKVQRMPIWSNTSRGKANPNASKLQGMFYQGDDRVFDRDELDVRMLKYNYSSLSLREAANGRNDKTKKRSDFILRDTVPVYPDTLVWLSDFSYAANEPMVQGYFSHPAYRNYPVVGVTWRQANAFNNWRSRFNDAYKDKIKQPHRQPYALPTDAEFEYAARGGRIGTDYPWGGPYIKNAKGCLMANFKPGRGNYADDGGYYTVNVRSYFPNDYGLYNMAGNVAEWTNSAYDESASSFVHDLAPTFNYNAKSTDPEVVKRKVIKGGSWKDIGYFLQNSSKSFEYQDSAKSYIGFRSVTSYLGRDIKDKR
- a CDS encoding uroporphyrinogen-III synthase; its protein translation is MEDRKKKVKSILVTLPKPENDKNPYAELAKKYNLKIDFRSFIHVEGVPASVFRKEKINLADFTAVIFTSRNSADHFFRICEEMRFEVPVEMKYFCLTENIALYLQKYIQYRKRKIFFGKQTAADLAEVLKKHNAEKFLYPCSDVAAEETQKFLLDNGYNFTPAVLFRTVCSDLSDLREVFYDIIAFFSPSSIQSLYKNFPDFQQNNTRLAAFGATTHKALLEAGLILDIPAPTPNAPSMTMAIEQYIKQVNK
- a CDS encoding DUF4271 domain-containing protein, translated to MRLIVLCFVCLMFYLQAFAFQDTSALRRPDTNRYNQVNVIDSVAAAMAARQKFVEDSLSMQYIRYPDSTRVNMFAVQMMHDTTLFYTGYGFLDIHLKAKSVVREGSARVKREQWTIGIIILLLLYAGILNLVMDKDIEIVFRSFYNKRSVQAGKEESLLNSRAFIALFVLFGLTSGLFIYQVSAAYDKFYSITGFQLFVSLSVIIVVLFALKLLVLRFIGFIFNVNKVVGEYISILYLTYFNIAFVFLPLTLCFCLLPTQYSKAILIVALILAIVVFVWQYLRSSVNIISNFRFHKFYLFIYLCALEICPVLILIKALNI
- the cls gene encoding cardiolipin synthase, whose protein sequence is MHWYILTALYVLLVVFVCLKVLYDIRSTSKTFAYLLVVIFLPGIGIIIYFAVGANYRKNKIYSKKIINDSKLLDDIRENIKNESEKAWNNGNPQVKRHQKLARLLLRDNSPLTGSNTVKLLLNGEEKFPEVIKALQAAKHHIHMEYYIFENGDIGNQIKDILIQKAAEGVAVRLIYDDFGSRSIRKQFVQELIDGGVEAYPFYKIWFIALSNRTNYRNHRKIIVIDGCTGFVGGINVSDRYINTGKKQVYWRDTHVMINGPGMAYLQNVFICDWNFCAGKRLPIVPEYFCTKKTSGKAIVQIAASGPDSDTPTIMFSLLETIALAQEELLITSPYFIPGESVLDALCIAAMSGVKVKLLVPAVADSALVNAAARSYYGEILAAGAEVYLYQKGFVHAKTVVSDGQLAIIGTANMDHRSFELNFEVNSLIYDNEIAGQLRDVFYNDLKNARQINPKTWARRTMFKQLPEKLCRLLSPLL